In Roseimicrobium gellanilyticum, the following are encoded in one genomic region:
- the ggt gene encoding gamma-glutamyltransferase, giving the protein MVSQAAAQYPGGSWEAATPESLGVDKAKLAQARDYALTGEGSGRIIYRGKVVMEWGDPKAMYDLKSSSKGIGVTLLGIAMKDGKANLDDLAKKHHPDFGVPPDENKQQGWPDKVTLRMLANQTAGFAKKGGYEPLLFEPGTKWHYSDGGPNWLAECLTLDYGRDLDAVMWERVFTPIGIKQGDIRWRTHAYRPKEFNGVPRREFGSGFTANVQAMARLGYLYLRDGKWNGQEILPKAFIDAIRHPEPGLAGLPQHEPELHELAPKHYSMLWWNNIDGTISDLPKDACWTWGMYDSLIVVVPSLDLVVVRAGKSLPREEGDAHYEPLKPFLGVIASAMAPARAALPYPRSTVITGVEWSPVESIVRSARGSDNWPMTWADDDAQYTAYGDGNGFEPFVPQKLSMGFAKITGGPGGFTGTNVRSSSGETIGHGPTGKKASGMLCVDGVLYLWARNAGNAQLAWSEDHGVTWQWSDWKFTTSFGCPTFLNFGKNYAGARDEFVYTYSQDADSAYNVADGVVLARVPKGKLKEQSAWEFFAGLHADGTARWSGEVKDRQHVLKHPGKAYRTSVSYHASTKRYLLVQPIASEEARDKSGRLDVRFSGGLAVFDAPEPWGPWSTVFYEPTWDTGPGDSASLPVKWMAEDGRALHLVFSGNDSFSIRKATLKMAEPKPVWAKGAVASVHPLATEAGLNAMKRGGNAVDAAIATAITLGVVDGHNSGLGGGCFVLIRRMDGLIIAIDGRETAPALATRDMYLRDGKVDDEASKTGALAPGTPGALAAYAFAIEHHGKLNLADVLLPAAKLAEEGFALDAVYARKLESTKEELAKFPASKALFFKEDGSLLKKGDVLKQPDLARTLRNIAEHGPDWFYRGEVAEKVDAWMKENGGILRKEDFGRYEAKLHVPLQTDYRGYEILGFPPPSSGGVHVAQILNMLETFELASMPVVDREHVIAESMKLAFADRAHWLGDPDFAKVPRGLIHRDYARELAAKIDLTKATVVPSHGEPPRAQEDIFGDTLKHTTHLSAADAEGNWVALTQTVNTAFGSKVIVPGTGVILNNEMDDFAVAPGVPNAFKLVGAEANAIAPGKRPLSSMSPTIVLDKDGEPFLAIGAAGGPTIISQTLQNLVNVLDLKMGVEEALGAPRLHHQWSPDELRVEKAMGDEVMKVLRERGHIIKESSGVGIGVSQGVMWDKEAKSFRAAHDPRVPGKADGW; this is encoded by the coding sequence ATGGTGTCCCAGGCAGCCGCCCAGTATCCCGGTGGTTCCTGGGAGGCGGCGACGCCGGAAAGTCTGGGAGTGGACAAGGCCAAGCTGGCGCAGGCGCGTGACTATGCGCTCACGGGAGAAGGATCCGGACGCATCATCTATCGGGGAAAAGTGGTCATGGAGTGGGGGGATCCGAAGGCGATGTATGACTTGAAGTCGTCTTCGAAGGGCATCGGCGTGACGCTGCTGGGCATCGCCATGAAGGATGGGAAGGCGAACCTGGATGACCTTGCGAAGAAACATCATCCGGATTTCGGTGTGCCACCGGACGAGAACAAACAGCAGGGCTGGCCGGACAAGGTGACCCTGCGCATGCTGGCGAACCAGACGGCAGGCTTCGCGAAGAAGGGTGGGTATGAGCCGCTGCTTTTCGAGCCGGGAACCAAATGGCACTACAGCGACGGTGGCCCGAACTGGCTGGCGGAATGCCTCACGCTCGACTATGGCCGCGATCTCGATGCGGTGATGTGGGAGAGGGTCTTCACACCCATCGGCATCAAGCAGGGGGACATCCGCTGGCGCACACATGCCTACCGGCCGAAGGAGTTCAACGGGGTTCCGAGACGCGAGTTTGGATCCGGCTTTACCGCCAATGTGCAGGCGATGGCGCGTCTGGGATATCTGTATCTGCGGGATGGAAAATGGAACGGGCAGGAAATTCTTCCGAAGGCCTTCATTGATGCGATTCGCCATCCTGAACCGGGTCTCGCGGGACTTCCCCAGCATGAACCGGAGCTCCATGAGCTCGCTCCGAAACACTACTCCATGCTGTGGTGGAACAATATCGATGGCACCATTTCTGATCTTCCCAAGGACGCGTGCTGGACGTGGGGTATGTATGACAGCCTCATTGTCGTGGTGCCGAGCCTGGATCTGGTGGTGGTGCGAGCGGGGAAGTCTCTGCCTCGGGAGGAGGGCGACGCACATTATGAGCCTCTGAAACCCTTTCTGGGTGTGATTGCCTCCGCCATGGCGCCTGCAAGGGCCGCACTGCCCTATCCACGTAGCACCGTGATCACCGGAGTGGAGTGGTCTCCCGTCGAGTCGATTGTGCGCAGCGCCAGGGGCAGTGACAATTGGCCCATGACATGGGCGGACGATGACGCCCAGTACACGGCGTATGGCGATGGGAATGGCTTCGAACCCTTTGTGCCGCAGAAGCTGAGCATGGGCTTCGCAAAGATCACCGGCGGGCCCGGCGGCTTCACAGGAACGAATGTACGCTCATCCAGTGGTGAAACGATTGGGCACGGGCCCACGGGAAAGAAGGCAAGCGGCATGCTCTGCGTGGATGGCGTGCTGTATTTGTGGGCACGCAATGCGGGCAATGCGCAACTCGCGTGGTCTGAAGATCATGGCGTGACCTGGCAGTGGAGCGACTGGAAGTTCACCACCAGCTTTGGGTGCCCGACGTTCCTGAATTTTGGAAAGAACTATGCAGGCGCGCGTGATGAGTTCGTGTACACCTATTCGCAGGATGCCGACTCTGCATACAATGTCGCAGATGGTGTGGTGCTCGCGCGAGTGCCGAAGGGGAAGTTGAAAGAACAGAGCGCATGGGAGTTCTTTGCGGGGCTGCATGCGGATGGCACTGCACGCTGGAGCGGTGAGGTGAAGGACAGGCAGCACGTGCTCAAGCACCCTGGCAAAGCATACCGTACCAGCGTCTCGTATCATGCGTCGACGAAGCGCTACCTTCTTGTGCAGCCGATCGCGAGTGAAGAGGCGCGGGACAAGTCAGGCAGGCTGGATGTGCGGTTCTCCGGAGGACTGGCCGTGTTCGATGCTCCGGAACCGTGGGGACCATGGAGCACGGTGTTTTATGAGCCCACGTGGGACACGGGGCCGGGTGACTCCGCGAGTCTTCCTGTGAAGTGGATGGCTGAGGATGGCCGTGCGTTGCACCTCGTTTTTTCAGGCAATGACAGCTTCTCCATCCGCAAAGCCACACTCAAGATGGCGGAGCCGAAGCCGGTGTGGGCGAAGGGAGCTGTGGCCTCGGTGCACCCGCTGGCTACGGAAGCGGGCCTGAATGCGATGAAGCGTGGGGGCAATGCCGTGGACGCGGCGATTGCGACCGCCATCACATTGGGTGTGGTGGATGGACACAACAGCGGTCTGGGAGGCGGTTGCTTTGTGCTGATCCGGAGAATGGATGGATTGATTATCGCCATCGATGGCAGGGAGACGGCACCTGCGCTGGCCACCCGTGACATGTATCTGAGAGACGGCAAGGTGGATGACGAGGCGAGCAAGACAGGTGCGCTCGCGCCGGGCACGCCAGGTGCATTGGCAGCATACGCATTCGCCATCGAGCATCACGGCAAGTTGAATCTTGCGGACGTGCTGTTGCCTGCTGCCAAGCTGGCAGAGGAAGGCTTCGCGCTTGATGCGGTGTACGCACGCAAATTGGAATCGACTAAGGAGGAGTTGGCAAAGTTCCCGGCATCAAAGGCGCTCTTCTTCAAGGAGGATGGCAGCCTGTTGAAAAAGGGCGATGTCCTGAAGCAGCCGGATCTGGCGCGCACACTTCGGAATATCGCAGAGCATGGACCCGATTGGTTCTATCGTGGTGAAGTGGCTGAGAAGGTTGATGCCTGGATGAAGGAAAACGGTGGCATCCTGCGGAAGGAAGACTTCGGGAGGTATGAAGCCAAACTGCACGTTCCATTGCAAACAGACTACCGCGGGTACGAGATCCTGGGATTCCCGCCGCCCAGCAGTGGTGGAGTGCATGTGGCGCAGATCCTCAACATGCTGGAAACGTTTGAACTGGCCTCAATGCCTGTCGTGGACCGCGAGCACGTGATCGCAGAGAGCATGAAACTGGCCTTCGCAGATCGGGCCCATTGGTTGGGCGATCCGGATTTCGCCAAAGTACCGCGCGGACTCATCCATCGCGACTATGCCAGGGAACTTGCGGCCAAGATTGACCTCACAAAGGCCACGGTGGTGCCATCGCATGGTGAACCGCCACGTGCGCAGGAAGATATCTTTGGCGACACCCTGAAGCACACCACCCATCTCTCGGCAGCGGATGCGGAAGGGAATTGGGTCGCGCTCACGCAAACGGTGAATACTGCCTTTGGCAGCAAGGTCATCGTACCGGGTACCGGGGTGATTCTGAACAATGAGATGGATGACTTCGCCGTGGCGCCGGGTGTGCCGAATGCCTTCAAGCTGGTAGGTGCAGAAGCGAATGCCATCGCACCAGGTAAACGTCCCCTCAGCAGCATGAGCCCCACCATCGTGCTGGACAAGGATGGAGAGCCTTTTCTGGCCATCGGTGCAGCGGGAGGTCCCACCATCATCTCACAGACCCTGCAAAACCTCGTGAACGTGCTCGACCTGAAGATGGGGGTGGAGGAAGCGCTCGGTGCGCCGCGGCTGCATCACCAGTGGTCGCCCGATGAGTTGCGTGTTGAGAAGGCGATGGGAGACGAGGTCATGAAGGTGCTCAGGGAACGTGGACACATCATCAAGGAGTCCAGTGGCGTGGGCATTGGTGTGAGCCAGGGGGTGATGTGGGACAAGGAGGCAAAGTCGTTCCGGGCTGCGCATGACCCACGTGTGCCGGGAAAGGCCGACGGATGGTAG
- a CDS encoding DMT family transporter has product MSGTSSPPLATPPHTARDWVQLHLVVLAWGFTAVLGKLLTLPPVEVVVWRTALATLGLVVVTRYMGATLRIPSVVVVKLLGIGLLIGTHWMLFFLSVRLSNVSVCMAAMPTTMLWCTLLEPLFEKGRRISKLELGMGALMVAAVWLIFRVEFTHWAGFAAGLAAAFAGAVFAVMNKVLVSRQHYAVVSCYEMAGAFVASSIALPFFADGGTWFHWPTGQDLICLLVLSQVCTVGAYAAYMDVLRRMSVFNINVTYNLEPVYGIVLAALVFGDTEQMSSGFYLGAGIILAAVIALPILQRARRRRRAGFGEMAGM; this is encoded by the coding sequence ATGTCCGGAACTTCATCGCCGCCTCTCGCCACGCCGCCCCACACGGCCCGGGATTGGGTGCAATTGCATCTGGTCGTGCTGGCATGGGGATTCACGGCGGTGCTGGGGAAGCTGCTGACCCTGCCCCCCGTAGAAGTCGTGGTGTGGCGCACGGCGCTGGCGACCCTGGGATTGGTGGTCGTGACACGCTACATGGGCGCCACTCTGCGCATTCCCTCCGTGGTGGTGGTGAAGCTGCTCGGCATAGGTCTGCTCATCGGCACACACTGGATGCTCTTCTTTCTCTCCGTGCGCCTGAGCAATGTCTCCGTCTGCATGGCTGCCATGCCCACTACCATGCTGTGGTGCACCCTGCTGGAGCCGCTCTTTGAAAAGGGGCGCCGTATCAGCAAGCTGGAACTGGGCATGGGTGCGCTCATGGTGGCGGCGGTTTGGCTCATCTTTCGCGTGGAGTTCACACACTGGGCGGGATTCGCCGCGGGCCTCGCAGCAGCCTTCGCCGGCGCGGTATTTGCCGTGATGAACAAGGTGCTTGTGTCACGACAGCACTACGCCGTGGTGTCCTGCTATGAAATGGCCGGGGCCTTTGTTGCGTCCTCTATCGCCCTGCCATTCTTTGCTGATGGCGGCACATGGTTTCACTGGCCCACGGGACAGGATCTGATCTGTCTGCTGGTGCTTTCGCAAGTATGCACAGTGGGTGCCTATGCTGCGTACATGGATGTGCTGCGCCGGATGTCCGTGTTCAACATCAACGTCACCTACAACCTCGAGCCCGTGTACGGCATCGTGCTGGCGGCGCTCGTCTTCGGCGACACGGAACAGATGAGCAGCGGATTTTATCTGGGAGCGGGGATCATTCTCGCAGCCGTGATTGCGCTGCCCATTCTGCAACGCGCCCGTCGCCGGAGAAGGGCTGGGTTTGGTGAGATGGCGGGAATGTGA